From a single Oreochromis niloticus isolate F11D_XX linkage group LG4, O_niloticus_UMD_NMBU, whole genome shotgun sequence genomic region:
- the gadd45gip1 gene encoding growth arrest and DNA damage-inducible proteins-interacting protein 1 — protein sequence MAASMLCRRTAALCRTLKDFSSCKVVLYVNSPCGFLLQTASYNPKPLKLNLQNPYIPDKDSEKTPEWQKTARYDKKLFGRYGSASGIDPASLWPTHEELEKIIAEENQWHPPLEVMLKNIEAREKEGNEKRLAREKLIAANMAKMPKMIADWRREKRETKQKLKEEKARRTRLLAEARERFGYAVDPRSPKFLEMVAEIEKEEKKKKKLMKRRLREEQATGSDAPPAASS from the exons ATGGCGGCGTCCATGCTCTGCAGGAGGACGGCTGCCTTATGTAGGACTTTAAAGGACTTCTCATCTTGTAAAGTTGTGCTTTATGTGAACTCTCCGTGTGGATTTTTATTACAAACAGCGTCATATAATCCCAAACCTCTAAAGCTGAACCTCCAGAACCCGTACATCCCGGACAAGGACAGCGAGAAGACGCCGGAATGGCAGAAGACAGCCCGCTACGATAAGAAGCTGTTCGGTCGGTATGGCTCGGCGTCGGGCATCGATCCTGCATCTCTGTGGCCCACACATGAGGAGCTGGAGAAAATTATTGCGGAGGAAAACCAGTGGCATCCCCCGCTAGAGGTGATGCTGAAGAACATAGAAGCCAGGGAGAAGGAGGGGAACGAAAAACGGCTGGCGAG AGAGAAGCTCATTGCCGCAAACATGGCCAAAATGCCCAAGATGATAGCAGACTGGCGCAGAGAAAAGCGTGAAACCAAACAGAAGCTAAAGGAGGAGAAGGCTCGCCGTACAAggttgctggctgaggccagAGAGCGTTTTGGCTATGCAGTGGACCCCCGCAGCCCCAAGTTCTTGGAAATGGTTGCTGAAATagaaaaggaagagaagaagaagaagaaactaatGAAACGCAGACTGAGAGAGGAACAGGCAACAGGCTCCGATGCACCTCCTGCTGCCTCCTCATAG